The Phyllopteryx taeniolatus isolate TA_2022b chromosome 17, UOR_Ptae_1.2, whole genome shotgun sequence genome window below encodes:
- the gab3 gene encoding GRB2-associated-binding protein 3 isoform X1, with translation MSAGDVVCTGWLIKSPPEKKLKRFAWRKRWFVLRRGRMSGNPDVLEYYQSKSSKKPIRTIDLKECEVEMLNGQLGIKREFQEKHLFVVKTSARMFYLVAKTEEEMNSWISSISHICQFGSQEEAGSSEEGFPHTPTSLRPPSDSSGRVSPSSRRPADYLVLSQCGTGSGSTCRHSSFSNSETSLEHKSTEDVLKDIVPSPPCGASSSFHCISQFGLSPKPGGLANPPLSAPCAALAPPSSSSPLRLCAVSVFQFDQPYPRASFEAADDRRTPPPLPPKPNHLSDEGVRRPRAMSARHFPKHLALLSRRTSLSSLDHFTIGNADSRSTGNRRQTLNLQSRFNTARLQSQPDESDVPMASASSCVSVIEGDGYLPMSPAVGILETRGKVEAAETLGSLARQPGGVAPPPIHRHLKPCLRRARPPPLDLRGLSTITECPAHHLFSRTKTESCFRFSGKCLAHEGSLENGDNPSNEDAYSATTESRPHFSLSVDGVVQPWARRSNLDYLSLDFNSASPSPVQKKPLLSDEHRVDYVQVDERKTQALQNTKMEWTDVRQSKT, from the exons ATGAGTGCTGGGGATGTGGTCTGCACTGGCTGGCTCATTAAATCGCCCCCGGAGAAGAAACTCAAGAGATTT GCATGGAGAAAACGTTGGTTTGTCCTGCGACGAGGTCGCATGAGCGGTAACCCCGACGTGCTGGAGTACTACCAAAGTAAGAGTTCCAAAAAGCCGATCCGCACCATCGACCTGAAAGAGTGCGAAGTGGAAATGCTGAACGGGCAGCTGGGGATCAAGCGCGAGTTCCAAGAGAAGCATCTCTTTGTGGTGAAGACCTCGGCTCGTATGTTCTACCTGGTGGCCAAGACTGAAGAGGAGATGAACAGCTGGATCAGCAGCATCAGCCACATATGCCAGTTTGGCAGCCAGGAGGAAGCAG GGAGTTCGGAAGAAGGCTTTCCTCACACTCCGACATCACTTCGGCCGCCAAGCGACAGCTCGGGCCGAGTGTCTCCGTCCAGTCGACGTCCTGCGGATTATCTGGTCCTTTCACAGTGTGGGACAGGGAGCGGAAGCACTTGTAG ACATAGCAGCTTTTCCAACTCAGAGACGTCTTTGGAGCATAAGTCAACAGAAGATGTTTTGAAGGACATTGTGCCCTCGCCTCCCTGCGGCGCTTCCTCATCGTTTCACTGCATTTCTCAGTTCGGCCTCAGTCCGAAACCCGGGGGGCTGGCCAACCCTCCTCTCAGCGCTCCGTGCGCAGCCCTCGCGCCACCTTCCTCTTCATCGCCACTACGTCTTTGCGCCGTGAGTGTCTTCCAGTTTGACCAGCCGTACCCCCGTGCGTCATTCGAGGCCGCCGATGACAGGCGAACGCCTCCTCCGCTGCCGCCGAAGCCTAACCATCTGTCCGACGAAGGCGTTCGCAGGCCGAGGGCCATGAGCGCGCGGCATTTCCCAAAACACCTTGCGCTGCTTTCCCGGAGGACTTCTTTGTCAAGCCTGGACCACTTTACAATCG gaaatgcTGACAGCAGATCAACAGGCAACAGAAGGCAGACTCTTAATTTG CAGTCCCGTTTTAACACCGCACGGCTTCAAAGCCAGCCAGATGAGTCCGACGTCCCCATGGCTTCCGCATCTTCCTGTGTAAGCGTTATTGAAGGCGATGGTTACCTCCCCATGAGCCCCGCCGTCGGCATCCTCGAGACACGAGGCAAAGTCGAGGCCGCCGAGACGCTCGGCTCTCTCGCGCGCCAACCCGGGGGAGTGGCACCTCCTCCGATACACCGCCATCTCAAACCTTGCTTGAGGAGAG CTCGACCCCCGCCTCTTGACTTGAGAGGCCTCTCCACAATCACTGAATGTCCCGCTCATCATCTTTTCAGCAGAACAAAGACGGAATCTTG tttTAGGTTTTCCGGAAAGTGTTTAGCTCACGAAGGAAGTCTCGAGAATGGGGACAATCCAAGCAATGAAGACGCATACTCTGCCACAACg GAGTCGAGACCGCACTTCTCTCTCAGCGTGGACGGAGTCGTTCAACCTTGGGCAAGACGATCTAACCTCGACTACTTGTCACTGGATTTCAACTCGGCTTCGCCTTCTCCTGTGCAGAAG AAGCCGCTTCTTTCTGACGAACACCGGGTGGACTACGTGCAGGTGGATGAGAGGAAGACTCAGGCACTACAAAACACTAAGATGGAGTGGACAGATGTGCGACAGTCCAAAACATAA
- the gab3 gene encoding GRB2-associated-binding protein 3 isoform X2 has protein sequence MSAGDVVCTGWLIKSPPEKKLKRFAWRKRWFVLRRGRMSGNPDVLEYYQSKSSKKPIRTIDLKECEVEMLNGQLGIKREFQEKHLFVVKTSARMFYLVAKTEEEMNSWISSISHICQFGSQEEAGSSEEGFPHTPTSLRPPSDSSGRVSPSSRRPADYLVLSQCGTGSGSTCRHSSFSNSETSLEHKSTEDVLKDIVPSPPCGASSSFHCISQFGLSPKPGGLANPPLSAPCAALAPPSSSSPLRLCAVSVFQFDQPYPRASFEAADDRRTPPPLPPKPNHLSDEGVRRPRAMSARHFPKHLALLSRRTSLSSLDHFTIGNADSRSTGNRRQTLNLSRFNTARLQSQPDESDVPMASASSCVSVIEGDGYLPMSPAVGILETRGKVEAAETLGSLARQPGGVAPPPIHRHLKPCLRRARPPPLDLRGLSTITECPAHHLFSRTKTESCFRFSGKCLAHEGSLENGDNPSNEDAYSATTESRPHFSLSVDGVVQPWARRSNLDYLSLDFNSASPSPVQKKPLLSDEHRVDYVQVDERKTQALQNTKMEWTDVRQSKT, from the exons ATGAGTGCTGGGGATGTGGTCTGCACTGGCTGGCTCATTAAATCGCCCCCGGAGAAGAAACTCAAGAGATTT GCATGGAGAAAACGTTGGTTTGTCCTGCGACGAGGTCGCATGAGCGGTAACCCCGACGTGCTGGAGTACTACCAAAGTAAGAGTTCCAAAAAGCCGATCCGCACCATCGACCTGAAAGAGTGCGAAGTGGAAATGCTGAACGGGCAGCTGGGGATCAAGCGCGAGTTCCAAGAGAAGCATCTCTTTGTGGTGAAGACCTCGGCTCGTATGTTCTACCTGGTGGCCAAGACTGAAGAGGAGATGAACAGCTGGATCAGCAGCATCAGCCACATATGCCAGTTTGGCAGCCAGGAGGAAGCAG GGAGTTCGGAAGAAGGCTTTCCTCACACTCCGACATCACTTCGGCCGCCAAGCGACAGCTCGGGCCGAGTGTCTCCGTCCAGTCGACGTCCTGCGGATTATCTGGTCCTTTCACAGTGTGGGACAGGGAGCGGAAGCACTTGTAG ACATAGCAGCTTTTCCAACTCAGAGACGTCTTTGGAGCATAAGTCAACAGAAGATGTTTTGAAGGACATTGTGCCCTCGCCTCCCTGCGGCGCTTCCTCATCGTTTCACTGCATTTCTCAGTTCGGCCTCAGTCCGAAACCCGGGGGGCTGGCCAACCCTCCTCTCAGCGCTCCGTGCGCAGCCCTCGCGCCACCTTCCTCTTCATCGCCACTACGTCTTTGCGCCGTGAGTGTCTTCCAGTTTGACCAGCCGTACCCCCGTGCGTCATTCGAGGCCGCCGATGACAGGCGAACGCCTCCTCCGCTGCCGCCGAAGCCTAACCATCTGTCCGACGAAGGCGTTCGCAGGCCGAGGGCCATGAGCGCGCGGCATTTCCCAAAACACCTTGCGCTGCTTTCCCGGAGGACTTCTTTGTCAAGCCTGGACCACTTTACAATCG gaaatgcTGACAGCAGATCAACAGGCAACAGAAGGCAGACTCTTAATTTG TCCCGTTTTAACACCGCACGGCTTCAAAGCCAGCCAGATGAGTCCGACGTCCCCATGGCTTCCGCATCTTCCTGTGTAAGCGTTATTGAAGGCGATGGTTACCTCCCCATGAGCCCCGCCGTCGGCATCCTCGAGACACGAGGCAAAGTCGAGGCCGCCGAGACGCTCGGCTCTCTCGCGCGCCAACCCGGGGGAGTGGCACCTCCTCCGATACACCGCCATCTCAAACCTTGCTTGAGGAGAG CTCGACCCCCGCCTCTTGACTTGAGAGGCCTCTCCACAATCACTGAATGTCCCGCTCATCATCTTTTCAGCAGAACAAAGACGGAATCTTG tttTAGGTTTTCCGGAAAGTGTTTAGCTCACGAAGGAAGTCTCGAGAATGGGGACAATCCAAGCAATGAAGACGCATACTCTGCCACAACg GAGTCGAGACCGCACTTCTCTCTCAGCGTGGACGGAGTCGTTCAACCTTGGGCAAGACGATCTAACCTCGACTACTTGTCACTGGATTTCAACTCGGCTTCGCCTTCTCCTGTGCAGAAG AAGCCGCTTCTTTCTGACGAACACCGGGTGGACTACGTGCAGGTGGATGAGAGGAAGACTCAGGCACTACAAAACACTAAGATGGAGTGGACAGATGTGCGACAGTCCAAAACATAA
- the gab3 gene encoding GRB2-associated-binding protein 3 isoform X3, producing MSGNPDVLEYYQSKSSKKPIRTIDLKECEVEMLNGQLGIKREFQEKHLFVVKTSARMFYLVAKTEEEMNSWISSISHICQFGSQEEAGSSEEGFPHTPTSLRPPSDSSGRVSPSSRRPADYLVLSQCGTGSGSTCRHSSFSNSETSLEHKSTEDVLKDIVPSPPCGASSSFHCISQFGLSPKPGGLANPPLSAPCAALAPPSSSSPLRLCAVSVFQFDQPYPRASFEAADDRRTPPPLPPKPNHLSDEGVRRPRAMSARHFPKHLALLSRRTSLSSLDHFTIGNADSRSTGNRRQTLNLQSRFNTARLQSQPDESDVPMASASSCVSVIEGDGYLPMSPAVGILETRGKVEAAETLGSLARQPGGVAPPPIHRHLKPCLRRARPPPLDLRGLSTITECPAHHLFSRTKTESCFRFSGKCLAHEGSLENGDNPSNEDAYSATTESRPHFSLSVDGVVQPWARRSNLDYLSLDFNSASPSPVQKKPLLSDEHRVDYVQVDERKTQALQNTKMEWTDVRQSKT from the exons ATGAGCGGTAACCCCGACGTGCTGGAGTACTACCAAAGTAAGAGTTCCAAAAAGCCGATCCGCACCATCGACCTGAAAGAGTGCGAAGTGGAAATGCTGAACGGGCAGCTGGGGATCAAGCGCGAGTTCCAAGAGAAGCATCTCTTTGTGGTGAAGACCTCGGCTCGTATGTTCTACCTGGTGGCCAAGACTGAAGAGGAGATGAACAGCTGGATCAGCAGCATCAGCCACATATGCCAGTTTGGCAGCCAGGAGGAAGCAG GGAGTTCGGAAGAAGGCTTTCCTCACACTCCGACATCACTTCGGCCGCCAAGCGACAGCTCGGGCCGAGTGTCTCCGTCCAGTCGACGTCCTGCGGATTATCTGGTCCTTTCACAGTGTGGGACAGGGAGCGGAAGCACTTGTAG ACATAGCAGCTTTTCCAACTCAGAGACGTCTTTGGAGCATAAGTCAACAGAAGATGTTTTGAAGGACATTGTGCCCTCGCCTCCCTGCGGCGCTTCCTCATCGTTTCACTGCATTTCTCAGTTCGGCCTCAGTCCGAAACCCGGGGGGCTGGCCAACCCTCCTCTCAGCGCTCCGTGCGCAGCCCTCGCGCCACCTTCCTCTTCATCGCCACTACGTCTTTGCGCCGTGAGTGTCTTCCAGTTTGACCAGCCGTACCCCCGTGCGTCATTCGAGGCCGCCGATGACAGGCGAACGCCTCCTCCGCTGCCGCCGAAGCCTAACCATCTGTCCGACGAAGGCGTTCGCAGGCCGAGGGCCATGAGCGCGCGGCATTTCCCAAAACACCTTGCGCTGCTTTCCCGGAGGACTTCTTTGTCAAGCCTGGACCACTTTACAATCG gaaatgcTGACAGCAGATCAACAGGCAACAGAAGGCAGACTCTTAATTTG CAGTCCCGTTTTAACACCGCACGGCTTCAAAGCCAGCCAGATGAGTCCGACGTCCCCATGGCTTCCGCATCTTCCTGTGTAAGCGTTATTGAAGGCGATGGTTACCTCCCCATGAGCCCCGCCGTCGGCATCCTCGAGACACGAGGCAAAGTCGAGGCCGCCGAGACGCTCGGCTCTCTCGCGCGCCAACCCGGGGGAGTGGCACCTCCTCCGATACACCGCCATCTCAAACCTTGCTTGAGGAGAG CTCGACCCCCGCCTCTTGACTTGAGAGGCCTCTCCACAATCACTGAATGTCCCGCTCATCATCTTTTCAGCAGAACAAAGACGGAATCTTG tttTAGGTTTTCCGGAAAGTGTTTAGCTCACGAAGGAAGTCTCGAGAATGGGGACAATCCAAGCAATGAAGACGCATACTCTGCCACAACg GAGTCGAGACCGCACTTCTCTCTCAGCGTGGACGGAGTCGTTCAACCTTGGGCAAGACGATCTAACCTCGACTACTTGTCACTGGATTTCAACTCGGCTTCGCCTTCTCCTGTGCAGAAG AAGCCGCTTCTTTCTGACGAACACCGGGTGGACTACGTGCAGGTGGATGAGAGGAAGACTCAGGCACTACAAAACACTAAGATGGAGTGGACAGATGTGCGACAGTCCAAAACATAA